From Paenibacillus sp. V4I7, one genomic window encodes:
- a CDS encoding carbonic anhydrase, with product MSLISEILNYNKEFVETKQYQEFLTTKFPDKRMVVLTCMDTRLVELLPKAMSLQNGDAKIIKNAGAIVSHPFGSVMRSIIVAVYQLEADEIFVIGHYDCGMTGLNSESVIAKAKNRGISDDVIETLGHSGIDLSRWLTGFNHVREGIEKSVNIIRNHPLLPKNLPVHGLIMDPETGRLDLVEDGYKTEGSVT from the coding sequence ATGTCTTTGATTAGCGAAATCTTGAACTACAATAAGGAATTCGTAGAAACGAAACAGTATCAAGAGTTTCTGACTACGAAATTTCCAGACAAACGAATGGTTGTTCTTACCTGTATGGATACGCGGCTAGTCGAACTGCTGCCCAAAGCCATGAGTCTCCAAAATGGTGACGCCAAAATCATTAAGAATGCCGGAGCGATTGTCTCTCATCCCTTCGGAAGTGTTATGCGGAGTATTATCGTCGCTGTTTACCAGTTAGAAGCGGATGAAATATTCGTTATTGGACATTACGACTGCGGTATGACGGGACTAAATTCAGAGAGTGTGATTGCAAAAGCGAAAAATAGAGGTATCTCCGATGATGTCATTGAGACACTTGGACATTCAGGCATCGACTTATCTCGCTGGTTAACGGGCTTTAATCATGTGCGCGAAGGCATCGAGAAAAGCGTTAACATCATTCGAAATCATCCCTTGCTTCCAAAAAATTTACCTGTCCACGGCCTCATCATGGATCCAGAAACAGGTCGACTCGATTTGGTTGAAGACGGGTATAAGACAGAAGGATCTGTTACTTAA
- a CDS encoding iron-sulfur cluster biosynthesis family protein, whose protein sequence is MKITFTDTAIHRLTPFVGKKEAILKLVFDTEDCGCSVNGVPTLWLVSQANTDDLTAETESFKLVYKAKDEIFFEENMKIDYHEGNKSYILKSNNQIYNAGMSLVDKR, encoded by the coding sequence ATGAAAATCACGTTTACCGATACAGCTATTCATAGATTGACACCATTTGTAGGGAAGAAAGAAGCTATCTTAAAGCTAGTTTTTGATACAGAAGATTGCGGCTGCTCCGTGAACGGAGTACCTACCCTTTGGCTAGTTTCCCAAGCAAATACTGATGATCTTACGGCTGAAACCGAGTCTTTCAAGCTCGTTTATAAAGCCAAGGATGAGATATTTTTTGAAGAAAATATGAAAATCGACTACCATGAAGGAAATAAATCCTATATACTTAAGAGTAATAATCAAATTTATAACGCGGGTATGAGCTTAGTCGACAAAAGATAA
- a CDS encoding carboxypeptidase M32, whose amino-acid sequence MSVQAAPAKLESFKAYVRKMKQYEEAIALIYWDMRTGAPKKGLETRSEVVGELSTEVFRMSTSDEMGSYLDFFMQPSELEKLDAISKKMVVECKKEYDRSKKIPAEKYQAYVVLTSQAESAWEDAKHNSDWVSFQPYLEKIVATTQEFIELWGYEGNKYNTLLDMYEPGMTVEKLDEVFGALREKAVPLLQRIQASANQPNRSFLDQQFEISKQKKFSLSILKQMQYDFEAGRLDETVHPFATALNPGDVRITTRYLPNDITSALFGTIHEGGHALYEQNISKDLVGTNLCTGTSMGIHESQSRFWENVIGRSKEFWERYYGELQTTFSGQIDDVDVESFYRAINHIEPSLIRIEADELTYNLHIMIRYELEKGLFNGTIAVADLPKAWNAKYEEYLGVVPANDGEGVLQDVHWSGGAFGYFPSYALGNMYAAQFTHTLRKELPNFDSLIAEGNLVPIKEWLTDKVYQHGKLLTPNEIIREVTGEELNPEYLVQYLEEKYQTVYGI is encoded by the coding sequence ATGAGTGTGCAAGCAGCCCCAGCAAAGCTGGAATCTTTCAAGGCCTATGTCCGCAAAATGAAGCAGTACGAGGAGGCCATCGCCTTAATTTATTGGGATATGCGTACCGGCGCTCCAAAAAAAGGACTTGAAACTCGTTCTGAAGTCGTCGGAGAGCTATCCACCGAAGTTTTTCGTATGTCTACATCCGATGAGATGGGAAGTTATTTGGACTTCTTCATGCAGCCTTCTGAACTAGAGAAACTAGATGCCATTTCCAAAAAAATGGTCGTAGAATGCAAAAAAGAATATGATCGCAGTAAAAAAATACCGGCCGAGAAATATCAGGCCTATGTCGTCCTTACTTCGCAAGCAGAATCCGCATGGGAAGATGCGAAGCATAACTCTGATTGGGTTTCGTTCCAACCATATTTGGAGAAAATCGTAGCTACTACTCAAGAATTTATCGAGCTGTGGGGCTACGAAGGCAATAAATACAACACTTTGCTGGATATGTATGAACCTGGGATGACTGTTGAGAAATTAGACGAAGTATTCGGTGCGCTGCGTGAAAAAGCGGTTCCCTTACTTCAGCGTATTCAAGCTTCAGCCAATCAGCCTAATCGATCGTTTTTGGATCAACAATTTGAAATTAGCAAACAGAAGAAGTTCTCACTTTCCATTTTGAAGCAAATGCAGTATGACTTTGAAGCGGGCCGGCTAGATGAAACGGTGCATCCTTTCGCGACGGCGCTGAACCCAGGTGATGTTCGGATCACAACACGCTATTTGCCAAATGACATCACATCCGCTTTGTTCGGAACGATTCATGAGGGTGGACATGCGCTGTATGAGCAAAACATTTCAAAAGACTTAGTTGGCACGAATCTGTGCACAGGCACATCGATGGGGATCCACGAGTCACAGTCCCGCTTCTGGGAAAATGTGATAGGCCGCAGTAAAGAATTCTGGGAACGTTACTATGGCGAGCTGCAAACGACGTTTAGCGGACAAATTGATGATGTGGACGTAGAATCCTTCTATCGTGCTATTAACCATATTGAGCCTTCATTAATCCGCATTGAAGCAGATGAATTGACTTACAACTTACATATTATGATTCGTTATGAGCTGGAAAAAGGGTTATTCAACGGTACGATTGCTGTGGCTGACCTGCCTAAAGCTTGGAATGCCAAGTACGAAGAGTATTTGGGCGTGGTTCCTGCAAATGACGGCGAGGGTGTACTGCAGGATGTGCACTGGTCTGGTGGCGCATTTGGTTATTTCCCGTCCTATGCACTTGGAAATATGTACGCGGCGCAATTCACACATACGCTTCGTAAAGAGCTTCCGAATTTCGATAGCTTGATTGCAGAAGGCAATCTGGTGCCGATCAAGGAATGGCTGACGGATAAAGTGTACCAGCATGGCAAGCTTTTGACGCCGAATGAAATCATTCGCGAAGTGACCGGTGAAGAGTTGAATCCCGAGTACTTGGTTCAATACTTGGAAGAGAAATACCAAACGGTTTACGGTATTTAA
- a CDS encoding ABC transporter substrate-binding protein, giving the protein MNNRKRWGFTLSAVLLLSVIVSACGTKSEEITKVRIGEVTRSIFYAPQYVALSQGFFKDEGLDVELTTTPGGDKTMTALLSNSIDVALVGSETSIYVSQQGSDDPVINFAQLTQTDGTFLVARKKVDKFDWNSLKGSVFLGQRKGGMPQMAGEFTLKKHNINPQKDLQLIQNIEFANIASAYASGTGEYVQLFEPQASIIEKEGKGFVLASFGVESGHLPYTVFMTKQSFIKSNASTVQKFTNAVQRAQLWVAAKSVDEITNAVLPYFKDIDVEIVKSVVKRYKDQGSFATDGIVDEQEWNNLLDVMTSAGELKEKVAWKKLVNNSFAEKAKSNVKP; this is encoded by the coding sequence ATGAACAATCGGAAAAGATGGGGATTCACATTATCCGCCGTCCTACTGCTCAGTGTAATCGTTTCGGCGTGCGGAACGAAAAGCGAAGAAATAACAAAGGTTCGTATTGGTGAAGTCACGCGATCCATCTTTTATGCACCGCAGTATGTGGCTTTATCGCAAGGATTTTTCAAGGATGAAGGGCTTGATGTTGAATTGACCACCACACCAGGTGGCGACAAGACGATGACAGCCTTGCTATCAAACTCTATTGATGTAGCGTTAGTAGGATCGGAAACTTCGATCTATGTATCTCAACAAGGCTCGGATGATCCGGTTATTAACTTTGCTCAGCTGACACAGACGGATGGTACCTTCCTAGTTGCTCGGAAGAAAGTGGATAAATTCGACTGGAACTCGCTCAAAGGTTCTGTTTTCCTCGGTCAACGAAAAGGCGGCATGCCTCAGATGGCAGGCGAATTCACGTTGAAGAAGCACAATATCAACCCGCAAAAGGATCTCCAGCTCATTCAGAATATCGAATTTGCTAATATCGCATCCGCTTATGCATCGGGAACAGGGGAATATGTACAGCTCTTCGAGCCGCAAGCTTCCATTATTGAGAAAGAAGGAAAGGGCTTCGTTTTGGCTTCCTTCGGTGTGGAAAGCGGACATCTGCCTTACACGGTATTTATGACCAAGCAAAGCTTCATAAAATCAAATGCAAGTACAGTTCAGAAGTTTACCAATGCGGTACAACGTGCGCAGCTTTGGGTTGCAGCGAAAAGTGTGGATGAAATCACGAATGCGGTTCTGCCTTATTTTAAAGATATCGATGTCGAAATTGTAAAAAGTGTTGTCAAGCGCTATAAGGATCAAGGATCATTTGCGACAGATGGCATTGTTGATGAGCAAGAATGGAACAATTTGCTAGATGTGATGACTTCCGCAGGTGAGTTAAAAGAAAAGGTAGCTTGGAAAAAGCTAGTGAACAATTCCTTTGCAGAGAAAGCGAAATCGAACGTAAAACCCTAG
- a CDS encoding ABC transporter ATP-binding protein, with product MDTAVTVKDVTQVYVTEERATLAVEQINFAIQRGEFVSLIGPSGCGKTTLLSIIAGLIRPTVGTVTVAGGIVNGPSTRVGYMLQQDYLFPWRTIEDNACMGLEITGTLTKEKKQGVLHLLDEMGLLGFKDYYPAQLSGGMRQRVALVRTLATEPELLLLDEPFSALDYQTKLQLEDLVVETLRAKKKTALLVTHDISEAIAMSDRIIVLNPNPGRIRKEFIIPQDIRSSVPFAARELPDFHVLFRMIWQEFGGVHHE from the coding sequence ATGGATACAGCTGTGACTGTAAAAGACGTGACGCAAGTTTATGTGACCGAGGAGCGAGCAACACTTGCTGTAGAGCAAATCAATTTTGCTATCCAGCGGGGTGAATTCGTTAGTTTGATCGGCCCAAGCGGCTGTGGGAAGACAACTCTCTTGTCGATCATTGCCGGGCTCATTCGTCCGACAGTGGGCACTGTGACTGTTGCGGGAGGGATCGTGAACGGTCCATCGACAAGGGTGGGTTATATGCTTCAGCAGGATTATTTATTCCCGTGGCGGACGATCGAAGATAATGCTTGTATGGGTTTAGAAATCACAGGAACGTTAACCAAAGAGAAGAAACAGGGTGTGCTTCATTTATTGGATGAGATGGGGCTGCTCGGCTTCAAAGATTATTATCCTGCTCAGCTATCCGGGGGCATGCGTCAGCGAGTCGCGTTAGTACGAACATTAGCCACAGAGCCTGAACTGCTTCTGCTGGATGAACCGTTCTCTGCGCTCGATTATCAAACCAAGTTACAATTGGAGGATTTGGTTGTAGAGACTCTACGTGCGAAGAAGAAGACTGCACTCCTCGTGACACATGATATCTCTGAGGCAATAGCGATGAGTGATCGTATTATTGTGCTGAATCCTAATCCGGGACGAATTCGCAAAGAATTTATAATTCCGCAGGATATTCGGTCTTCCGTGCCTTTCGCAGCACGGGAACTGCCCGATTTCCATGTACTATTTCGAATGATTTGGCAGGAGTTTGGGGGCGTGCATCATGAGTGA
- a CDS encoding ABC transporter permease has translation MSDDQQQARLNENADDKLTQHVHQQFLAVRKKKTNYVRLVQLAILLLFFFFWEMAARLKWIDVLLFSYPTKVFKLLWDKLLDGSLLPHVGVTVVETIIGFVLGTLFGTALAVVIWWSPFLSRVLDPYIVVLNSMPKVALGPLFIVGLGPGLLSIIATTLSITVIITTLVVYGSFKEVDTNYVKVVTLLGGNQRKVFLKAILPASFPAIVSTLKVNVGLAWIGVIVGEFLVSQMGLGYLIIYGFQVFNFTLVISTLFVIAIVATVMYQIVSNLEKRMTKYR, from the coding sequence ATGAGTGATGATCAGCAGCAGGCGCGTCTCAACGAAAACGCGGACGACAAGCTAACTCAGCATGTTCATCAGCAATTTTTGGCTGTAAGGAAAAAGAAAACGAACTATGTAAGGCTTGTTCAACTAGCCATCCTACTGTTGTTTTTTTTCTTCTGGGAAATGGCGGCCCGTTTAAAGTGGATCGACGTGCTGCTTTTTAGTTATCCAACGAAAGTTTTCAAGCTGCTCTGGGATAAACTCCTTGATGGCAGCCTCCTTCCGCATGTGGGCGTAACGGTTGTTGAGACCATTATCGGCTTTGTGTTAGGCACTTTGTTCGGTACGGCGTTAGCTGTTGTGATTTGGTGGTCGCCGTTTCTCTCCCGCGTGCTTGATCCTTATATTGTCGTGCTGAATAGTATGCCAAAAGTAGCGCTTGGACCGTTATTTATTGTAGGTTTGGGTCCTGGCTTGCTTTCGATTATTGCAACTACACTTTCGATAACAGTTATTATCACAACCCTAGTCGTTTACGGGAGCTTCAAAGAGGTGGATACCAACTATGTGAAGGTCGTCACTTTATTGGGGGGTAATCAGCGCAAAGTGTTCTTAAAAGCTATTTTACCCGCTTCATTCCCCGCCATCGTCTCGACGTTGAAAGTGAATGTAGGCCTCGCATGGATCGGTGTGATCGTAGGCGAATTTCTCGTATCGCAAATGGGTCTTGGGTATTTGATTATATACGGTTTTCAAGTGTTTAATTTTACACTAGTTATCTCTACGTTGTTCGTCATTGCCATTGTGGCTACAGTTATGTATCAAATTGTGTCCAATTTGGAAAAAAGAATGACAAAATATCGATAA